The Prochlorococcus marinus str. MIT 9301 genome segment AATCCTGAACCTCTACCAATTATCTTTTCCACCTCTATCCTTGAATCTTTTAAATTGACTCCAAGTGATTTAAGTACTTTTGCTGCTACCCCAGTTCCTTCTCCAATTAACCCCAAAAGAATTTGTTCAGTTCCAACAAAATTATGACCAAGTCTTCGAGCTTCCTCTTGAGCAAGCATAATGACTTTTATAGCCTTTTCTGTAAATCTTTCGAACATTAGAAGATTAAATTCCTATTAATAACCTACCAGTAATATGTCAATTTTGTGTTCAGAATGAGCTTTTGTGAATACCCAAAAGTATAATTTATCAAATTAAATTGAACTTTTTTAGTGATATAGCAAGAAATTATAGTAATTTCAAGGATTCTGGTTATCCGAACATTTAATTTTTTACATTATTTTGTTGTTAATTTTTTTTTCTTTTAAAAGTGCATTTGAACCATCTTTATAATAATTTTTTCTGATCCCAACAGTAGAAAAATCAAAGCGACTATAAAATCTTTCAGCAGTAACATTGCTCTGAGAAACCTCCAATAGTAAATTCTTCAAATTTAATTTTTCACATTTTTTAATTAAATAGCCCATAAGATAAGATCCAAATCCCTTTTTTCTAAATTTCTTATTTACAACAAAATAATTTATTTGAGCTTCATCAAGAACAACTTGAAAAACACATATCCCAATGACTAAATTTTTAATTAATAACCCAAATATTTTTGTACCATCTTTTTTGAATTCATTAGCCCATTGTTCTTTACTCCATAGCGAAATCGTATTTGAATCCAATTCATAACATAAATCAATATCTTTCTTATGCATTTGTTTAATAGATATCATTTATTATGTATTTATAAATAGAAAGTTCAAATCTAAAGTCATTATAAAATATGACAGTTTTAGCAAAGCTTTACTTAACGTTCTCCCATGGAAGAAAAACAATCTTTTTTAAAACAAAAAATTGACTTGGAAAGTCCTAACAGAAATATTATTCCTATTACCACATCCATTGATAGTGATGGGAAATTATCAGTTGGTGGGTGTTCTATTGAAGAACTAGTTAAAAAATATGATTCTCCTCTTTACATTTTAGATGAAATCACATTAAGAAATTCTTGTAAGGCGTACAAAAAAGCATTAGAAAAATACTACCCAGGAAAATCCTTGCCCATATATGCTTCAAAAGCAAATAGTTCCATTTTTATGAGTAGTCTTGTTTCTTCGGAAGGTTTAGGACTTGATGCTGTTTCAGAAGGAGAACTATTAACTGCTATTAAAGGTGGGGTTCCAAATGAGAAAATTGTTTTTCACGGTAATAACAAATCGGACAAAGAATTAGAATTCGCAGTTAGAAATAATATTAAGGTTATTGTTGATAATGATTACGACTTAGAAAGATTAGATGAGATCTCAAATGCATTTAATCATGATCTTGAAATAATGATTCGCTTTACTCCTGGGATAGAATGCCATACACATGAATATATTAGAACTGGATCATTTGATAGCAAATTTGGTTTCGGAATAGAATATTTAAATATTTTATTTAACAGAATCAGCAATACAAAGCATCTAAAATTAAAAGGTTTACATGCTCATATTGGTTCCCAGATTTTTGAACTGGACCCTCATAAGGATCTGGGAGAAATAATGGTAAAGGTTATCTTAGAAGCTAAAAAATTTGGTCATAATGTTGAGGAACTTAATGTTGGCGGGGGTTTAGGTATCAGGTATACAGAAAGTGACGATCCCCCTTCAATTGATGAATGGGTAAAAACAATTTCTTCTTCCGTTGTTGAAGCTTGTAAAAAAAACAACTTAGATTTTCCCACTTTAATGTGCGAACCTGGTAGATCTATTGTTTCTACAGCAGGTATAACCATTTACAAAATTGGGGCTTTTAAAGAAATTCCTGGTA includes the following:
- the rimI gene encoding ribosomal protein S18-alanine N-acetyltransferase, translated to MISIKQMHKKDIDLCYELDSNTISLWSKEQWANEFKKDGTKIFGLLIKNLVIGICVFQVVLDEAQINYFVVNKKFRKKGFGSYLMGYLIKKCEKLNLKNLLLEVSQSNVTAERFYSRFDFSTVGIRKNYYKDGSNALLKEKKINNKIM
- the lysA gene encoding diaminopimelate decarboxylase; its protein translation is MEEKQSFLKQKIDLESPNRNIIPITTSIDSDGKLSVGGCSIEELVKKYDSPLYILDEITLRNSCKAYKKALEKYYPGKSLPIYASKANSSIFMSSLVSSEGLGLDAVSEGELLTAIKGGVPNEKIVFHGNNKSDKELEFAVRNNIKVIVDNDYDLERLDEISNAFNHDLEIMIRFTPGIECHTHEYIRTGSFDSKFGFGIEYLNILFNRISNTKHLKLKGLHAHIGSQIFELDPHKDLGEIMVKVILEAKKFGHNVEELNVGGGLGIRYTESDDPPSIDEWVKTISSSVVEACKKNNLDFPTLMCEPGRSIVSTAGITIYKIGAFKEIPGIRTYLSVDGGMSDNPRPITYQSNYSACLVSNPFNINSKNKYTIAGKHCESGDVLFKEIELAECKTGDLICVFGTGAYNNSMSSNYNRIPRPATLLVKDGEAEIIQKRESPLDLLKYDVLPDRFIKQN